One genomic window of Struthio camelus isolate bStrCam1 chromosome 1, bStrCam1.hap1, whole genome shotgun sequence includes the following:
- the P2RY6 gene encoding P2Y purinoceptor 6 isoform X2: MENFTAGSTRNSCTFHEEFKQVLLPLVYSAVFMIGLPLNAVVIGQIWLSRKALTRTMIYMLNLATADLLYVCSLPLLIYNYTQKDYWPFGDFTCKFVRFQFYTNLHSSILFLTCISIQRYLGICHPLASWHKKKGKKLTWLVCMVVWLLVIAQCLPTFIFASTGTQRNRTVCYDLSPPDRSASYFPYGITLTVTGFLLPFVAILACYCSMTRILCQKDELIGLAVRKKKDKAIRMIIIVVIVFSVSFFPFHLTKTIYLIVRSSPSLPCPALQAFAIAYKCTRPFASMNSVLDPILFYFTQRKFRESTRYLLDKVSSKWRHDRCVTYGL, from the coding sequence ATGGAGAACTTCACGGCCGGGAGCACCAGGAACTCGTGCACCTTCCACGAGGAGTTCAAGCAGGTCCTGCTGCCCCTGGTCTACTCGGCGGTGTTCATGATCGGGCTGCCCCTCAATGCCGTCGTCATCGGGCAGATCTGGCTGTCCCGCAAGGCGCTCACCCGCACCATGATCTACATGCTGAACCTGGCCACGGCCGACCTGCTCTACGTGTGTTCCCTGCCGCTCCTCATCTACAACTACACCCAGAAGGACTACTGGCCCTTCGGGGATTTCACCTGCAAATTCGTCCGCTTCCAGTTCTACACCAAcctgcacagcagcatcctcttccTCACCTGCATCAGCATCCAGCGGTACCTGGGCATCTGCCACCCCTTGGCCTCCTGGCACAAGAAGAAGGGCAAGAAGCTCACATGGTTGGTGTGCATGGTGGTGTGGCTCCTGGTCATCGCCCAGTGCTTGCCcaccttcatctttgcctccacGGGCACGCAGAGGAACCGCACCGTGTGCTACGACCTGAGCCCCCCAGACCGCTCCGCCAGCTATTTCCCCTATGGCATCACGCTGACCGTCACCGGCTTTCTGCTCCCCTTCGTGGCCATCCTGGCCTGCTACTGCAGCATGACCAGGATCCTGTGCCAGAAGGACGAGCTCATCGGCTTGGCCGTGCGCAAGAAGAAGGACAAGGCCATCCGCATGATCATCATTGTGGTCATCGTCTTCTCTGTCAGCTTCTTCCCCTTCCACCTCACCAAGACTATCTACCTGATCGTCCGCTCCTcacccagcctgccctgcccggccctgCAGGCCTTCGCCATCGCCTACAAGTGCACGCGGCCCTTTGCCAGCATGAACAGCGTCCTGGACCCTATTCTCTTCTACTTCACCCAGCGCAAGTTTCGGGAGAGCACCCGCTACCTCCTTGACAAGGTGAGCTCCAAGTGGAGGCACGACCGCTGCGTGACCTACGGCTTGTAG
- the P2RY6 gene encoding P2Y purinoceptor 6 isoform X1 — MIGSCIWTLEALPTSQAGGEGPSGGAETMENFTAGSTRNSCTFHEEFKQVLLPLVYSAVFMIGLPLNAVVIGQIWLSRKALTRTMIYMLNLATADLLYVCSLPLLIYNYTQKDYWPFGDFTCKFVRFQFYTNLHSSILFLTCISIQRYLGICHPLASWHKKKGKKLTWLVCMVVWLLVIAQCLPTFIFASTGTQRNRTVCYDLSPPDRSASYFPYGITLTVTGFLLPFVAILACYCSMTRILCQKDELIGLAVRKKKDKAIRMIIIVVIVFSVSFFPFHLTKTIYLIVRSSPSLPCPALQAFAIAYKCTRPFASMNSVLDPILFYFTQRKFRESTRYLLDKVSSKWRHDRCVTYGL; from the coding sequence GCGCTGCCGACCAGccaggcaggtggagaaggcccCAGCGGTGGGGCTGAGACCATGGAGAACTTCACGGCCGGGAGCACCAGGAACTCGTGCACCTTCCACGAGGAGTTCAAGCAGGTCCTGCTGCCCCTGGTCTACTCGGCGGTGTTCATGATCGGGCTGCCCCTCAATGCCGTCGTCATCGGGCAGATCTGGCTGTCCCGCAAGGCGCTCACCCGCACCATGATCTACATGCTGAACCTGGCCACGGCCGACCTGCTCTACGTGTGTTCCCTGCCGCTCCTCATCTACAACTACACCCAGAAGGACTACTGGCCCTTCGGGGATTTCACCTGCAAATTCGTCCGCTTCCAGTTCTACACCAAcctgcacagcagcatcctcttccTCACCTGCATCAGCATCCAGCGGTACCTGGGCATCTGCCACCCCTTGGCCTCCTGGCACAAGAAGAAGGGCAAGAAGCTCACATGGTTGGTGTGCATGGTGGTGTGGCTCCTGGTCATCGCCCAGTGCTTGCCcaccttcatctttgcctccacGGGCACGCAGAGGAACCGCACCGTGTGCTACGACCTGAGCCCCCCAGACCGCTCCGCCAGCTATTTCCCCTATGGCATCACGCTGACCGTCACCGGCTTTCTGCTCCCCTTCGTGGCCATCCTGGCCTGCTACTGCAGCATGACCAGGATCCTGTGCCAGAAGGACGAGCTCATCGGCTTGGCCGTGCGCAAGAAGAAGGACAAGGCCATCCGCATGATCATCATTGTGGTCATCGTCTTCTCTGTCAGCTTCTTCCCCTTCCACCTCACCAAGACTATCTACCTGATCGTCCGCTCCTcacccagcctgccctgcccggccctgCAGGCCTTCGCCATCGCCTACAAGTGCACGCGGCCCTTTGCCAGCATGAACAGCGTCCTGGACCCTATTCTCTTCTACTTCACCCAGCGCAAGTTTCGGGAGAGCACCCGCTACCTCCTTGACAAGGTGAGCTCCAAGTGGAGGCACGACCGCTGCGTGACCTACGGCTTGTAG